One part of the Thermococcus litoralis DSM 5473 genome encodes these proteins:
- a CDS encoding GNAT family N-acetyltransferase, which produces MKVRIATLDDCRGIVDVHCSGVERWIKKSEGKEASYEELSIEERYLHGGPWMSIETCAIHMNNLLLEEQFPIVAEENGNIIGNGEVLISEELIGSKIRKIAHIDVLEVHKSFRGKGVGRAIVGFIEELAREKDCELVTVIPEKSAIGFYEKLGIRDVLYSASFVEFDLKSFPSIGVEPEVFEFSWEDVKGLEMVAGKFQSSYHHWFVAFKDKIAGIDDRVYFESGRLGRSYYVLEEVYYDSSVVTGYLWGKGEDFPLLLARAKELGFKKLRTIIGKEVVEGFKPKVLDSVIILSKSL; this is translated from the coding sequence ATGAAAGTTAGGATTGCAACGCTTGATGACTGCAGAGGTATAGTTGATGTTCACTGCTCCGGAGTTGAGAGGTGGATAAAGAAAAGCGAAGGTAAAGAAGCGAGTTACGAAGAACTCAGCATAGAGGAGCGTTATCTCCACGGCGGCCCTTGGATGAGCATCGAAACCTGTGCAATCCACATGAACAACCTCCTTTTAGAGGAGCAGTTTCCCATAGTTGCGGAAGAAAATGGCAATATAATAGGGAACGGGGAAGTCTTAATCAGTGAAGAGCTCATAGGGAGCAAAATTAGAAAAATCGCCCATATAGATGTGCTTGAGGTGCATAAAAGCTTCAGAGGCAAAGGTGTGGGCAGAGCTATTGTTGGATTTATCGAAGAGTTAGCCCGTGAGAAAGACTGTGAACTGGTTACAGTAATCCCGGAAAAATCGGCAATCGGCTTCTATGAAAAGCTCGGCATAAGGGATGTCCTTTACAGTGCAAGCTTTGTGGAGTTTGACCTTAAGTCTTTTCCCAGCATTGGGGTAGAGCCTGAGGTGTTTGAATTCTCGTGGGAGGACGTTAAAGGCTTGGAAATGGTCGCGGGAAAGTTCCAAAGCTCTTACCACCACTGGTTCGTGGCATTCAAAGATAAAATAGCAGGGATAGATGATAGGGTTTATTTCGAGAGCGGAAGGCTGGGAAGGTCTTATTATGTTCTCGAGGAGGTCTATTATGATAGCTCTGTTGTTACGGGCTACTTGTGGGGCAAAGGAGAGGATTTTCCCCTTTTGCTTGCTAGAGCAAAGGAGCTTGGCTTCAAAAAGCTCCGCACGATAATTGGAAAAGAAGTTGTGGAAGGATTCAAGCCCAAAGTGCTTGACAGCGTTATTATACTCTCGAAGAGCCTCTAA
- a CDS encoding Lrp/AsnC family transcriptional regulator — protein MYEDESVVLRRILKDKLDGLDIKIYQLLRENGRMSDTKIAEKLGVSVTTIRRRRMRLQEEGILQIIALILLRAADVAYADVLVKFKKHAKMENIREFLSKAVMNPRIYEVTEYIGGECDVLLRFFEANPETLKYHIDKFLREEDIVEKYTIYLAIGSPKAWYRQFKLRF, from the coding sequence ATGTATGAAGATGAAAGCGTTGTTTTAAGACGTATTTTAAAAGACAAACTTGATGGCCTCGACATTAAGATATACCAGTTATTGAGAGAAAATGGCAGAATGAGTGATACTAAAATAGCCGAGAAGTTGGGTGTATCTGTTACAACAATCAGAAGACGCAGGATGAGGTTACAAGAGGAGGGTATTCTGCAGATAATAGCGTTGATATTACTTAGAGCTGCCGATGTTGCATATGCCGATGTGTTAGTTAAATTTAAAAAACATGCCAAAATGGAAAATATCAGAGAATTTCTTAGTAAAGCAGTTATGAACCCGAGGATATACGAAGTTACGGAATATATCGGAGGAGAATGTGATGTCTTACTTAGATTTTTTGAAGCTAATCCGGAGACGCTTAAATACCACATAGACAAGTTTCTTAGAGAAGAAGATATTGTAGAGAAATATACAATTTATCTTGCAATCGGAAGTCCAAAAGCGTGGTATCGCCAGTTTAAATTGAGGTTTTAG
- a CDS encoding M20 family metallopeptidase produces the protein MISETEKKVFEKIEQEKDKIVQILKELVKIPTQNPPGENYEEFVMKAKDYLEERGIRTNIVKVPNSFAKEFIENPEEYPRYILLAELKKGSPTIHFNGHYDVVPAGEGWQFNPFSGKIVDGKLYGRGASDMKGGIASIISTLRILSEFEDSLNIGINASLVPDEETTSLGTKYLLKENLVTADYAIITEPTLLKSIDIGCKGGLWLQVKVKGKAAHASRPWLGENAFEKGILLANSILKELKPVITSRVSEYDFHDPKSRRATMELGGYVKGGSKTNVIPEEFCFSIDRRVLPDENINEAYDELVNFIEQKSKELGISYEIVVEDIEPPYVLKNGGRFLDLLSATAERITGVKPQAGVKTGFTEMALFGARGIKAITFGPGNENLAHVVNEHIEIKEVIDSVRIFVTFLLSL, from the coding sequence GTGATTAGTGAAACTGAAAAGAAAGTTTTCGAAAAAATCGAACAAGAAAAAGATAAGATAGTACAGATACTTAAAGAGCTCGTGAAAATACCAACCCAAAACCCACCTGGAGAAAATTACGAAGAGTTTGTTATGAAAGCCAAGGATTACTTAGAGGAAAGAGGTATAAGGACAAATATTGTAAAGGTGCCAAACAGCTTTGCGAAGGAGTTCATAGAGAATCCCGAGGAGTATCCAAGGTATATCCTTCTCGCTGAACTGAAAAAAGGAAGTCCAACAATACACTTTAACGGACATTATGACGTAGTACCCGCGGGTGAGGGCTGGCAGTTTAATCCATTCTCCGGAAAGATCGTAGACGGCAAATTATATGGCAGGGGAGCAAGCGATATGAAAGGTGGTATTGCAAGTATTATCAGCACATTGAGGATTCTCAGCGAATTTGAAGACAGCTTGAATATTGGAATAAACGCATCGCTAGTTCCAGATGAAGAAACGACGTCTCTTGGGACTAAATATCTCTTGAAGGAAAACCTTGTTACGGCGGATTATGCAATAATTACCGAACCAACATTGCTGAAAAGCATAGACATCGGATGTAAAGGGGGTTTATGGCTACAGGTGAAAGTTAAAGGCAAAGCAGCCCATGCATCTAGGCCTTGGCTCGGAGAAAATGCATTCGAGAAGGGAATACTGCTTGCTAACTCCATACTAAAGGAACTAAAGCCAGTGATTACTTCGAGGGTATCTGAATATGATTTCCATGATCCTAAATCAAGGAGAGCAACAATGGAGCTAGGGGGTTATGTAAAGGGAGGCAGCAAAACAAATGTTATTCCTGAGGAATTCTGCTTTTCAATAGACAGAAGAGTTCTACCAGACGAAAATATAAACGAAGCTTACGATGAGCTGGTTAATTTCATAGAGCAAAAGAGCAAGGAATTGGGCATTTCTTACGAAATTGTTGTTGAGGATATCGAGCCGCCATATGTGTTAAAGAACGGAGGAAGATTTTTGGACTTGCTCTCTGCGACCGCTGAAAGAATTACTGGCGTGAAACCTCAAGCAGGAGTCAAAACCGGCTTTACTGAAATGGCACTCTTTGGAGCTAGAGGGATAAAGGCAATTACATTCGGTCCAGGAAATGAAAACCTTGCGCATGTCGTTAACGAACATATTGAAATCAAAGAGGTCATTGACTCAGTGAGAATATTTGTGACGTTTCTTTTATCTCTTTAG
- a CDS encoding TraB domain-containing protein produces MSYLRYVKVIGTMHVSPKSRREVRKVILEEKPDAIAIELDRQRFYSLQSSERITFKEAVKLGKKALLGYILMKVEEKIGEEFGMKPGGEMMEAIQTASLLGVPLYLIDEDIQSIMGKLLRAPLREKILLLLESSLVFLPIAPEAESQEDIMESYKVMMHRFKLRYPYLFRILVEERNEIMARNLKAIVDELKRRGVKKPKVVAVVGLGHKKGIEKLLNSYREEKNFYTITTRL; encoded by the coding sequence ATGAGCTATCTTCGCTACGTTAAGGTCATAGGGACAATGCACGTTTCCCCAAAGAGCAGAAGAGAAGTCAGAAAAGTTATATTAGAAGAAAAGCCCGATGCAATTGCTATCGAACTTGACAGGCAGAGATTTTACTCCCTCCAATCCTCGGAGAGGATCACGTTTAAGGAAGCAGTAAAGCTCGGAAAGAAAGCCCTCTTGGGATACATCCTTATGAAGGTTGAGGAAAAGATTGGAGAAGAATTTGGCATGAAGCCCGGAGGAGAAATGATGGAAGCAATCCAGACAGCATCTCTTCTCGGAGTTCCGCTGTATTTAATCGATGAAGACATCCAAAGTATCATGGGAAAGCTTCTCAGAGCACCTTTGAGGGAAAAGATACTCCTCTTACTTGAGAGCTCCTTGGTTTTTCTTCCAATTGCTCCAGAAGCAGAAAGTCAAGAGGATATAATGGAGAGTTATAAGGTGATGATGCACAGATTTAAGCTCCGCTATCCCTACCTTTTTAGGATTCTCGTGGAAGAAAGAAATGAGATAATGGCAAGGAACCTAAAAGCAATTGTTGATGAGCTCAAGAGGAGAGGAGTCAAAAAGCCAAAAGTAGTAGCGGTGGTAGGTCTTGGGCACAAAAAAGGCATAGAAAAGCTTTTGAATTCTTACAGAGAAGAGAAGAACTTTTATACAATAACAACAAGATTATAG
- a CDS encoding zinc ribbon domain-containing protein — MERQHLKCPLCGGTSFKVEEGKLDSKWGFTAHKVKIVICENCGYVMMFYKGRTIWDFD, encoded by the coding sequence ATGGAAAGACAACACTTAAAATGCCCTCTATGCGGAGGAACAAGCTTTAAAGTTGAAGAAGGAAAGCTGGACAGCAAGTGGGGCTTTACAGCGCATAAGGTGAAGATAGTCATCTGCGAAAACTGTGGTTATGTTATGATGTTCTACAAAGGAAGAACGATATGGGACTTTGATTAA
- the mobA gene encoding molybdenum cofactor guanylyltransferase MobA, translating into MIAAVLAGGKAKRFGEEKLLYKVSGKPLILHAIESVLKAEGIDEAVIVTSREKKEVFEELGFKVIVDELEIGPAGGVYTALRKLGDVFVIAGDMPSIKPKFVDYIIKRFYELRPLACVPKWENGYLEPLHAAYSKNFLKILEEQITKGRYMLNEAIRLSNSCYIEIEPLPKEWRESFFNVNTKSDLRKIRGSSRV; encoded by the coding sequence ATGATTGCCGCTGTGCTCGCCGGAGGAAAAGCAAAGCGTTTTGGGGAAGAGAAGCTACTCTACAAAGTTAGTGGGAAGCCTCTGATACTCCACGCCATAGAGAGCGTTCTTAAAGCGGAAGGGATAGATGAAGCTGTGATAGTAACTTCAAGAGAGAAAAAAGAAGTCTTTGAAGAGCTTGGCTTCAAGGTTATCGTTGACGAACTTGAAATCGGCCCAGCTGGAGGTGTTTACACCGCTCTAAGGAAACTGGGCGACGTTTTTGTAATAGCAGGAGATATGCCATCCATAAAGCCTAAATTCGTTGACTACATCATAAAGAGGTTCTATGAGCTTAGGCCTCTTGCCTGCGTCCCAAAATGGGAAAATGGCTACCTAGAGCCCCTCCACGCTGCATATTCAAAAAACTTCCTGAAAATACTGGAGGAGCAGATAACCAAAGGCAGATATATGCTTAACGAAGCAATAAGGCTCTCTAACTCATGCTACATAGAAATAGAGCCCCTTCCCAAAGAATGGCGCGAGAGCTTCTTTAACGTAAACACCAAAAGCGATTTAAGGAAGATTAGAGGCTCTTCGAGAGTATAA
- a CDS encoding YfcC family protein, with translation MGCKGQNNCGSSKKKRWVPDAYVIIFVVIVLATIATWVVPAGEFERTQVNGRTVIVPDTFHYVEGNPIGPWEMFLSIVKGLQEAAPIIFFVFIIGGLIGVTEATGALQAGLSAAALKMRGKEKLFIPALMILFGLGGSVFGMAEETLAFVPLMIGLAVAMGYDRVVGISISFLGAAAGFAGAFMNPFTIGVAQTIAELPLFSGMQFRIIVWLVFMAITIHHVMSYASKVKKNPEASIVADVPYEEFETTQKLEEVTLTSSQKLALLGFLGTFAVLVVGVLKYGWYIDELSALFLVGAIVVGILARMEPNQIVRYFIKGASSLTYGALIIGFGRAIAVVLRDGRILDTIVYALSQPLAGLPAGLIGVGMFFVQTLINFLICSGSGQAVATMPIMVPLADVVGVTRQVAVLAFQFGDGITNIIYPTCGVVMATISMAKIPYDRWLKYAVPLVIKLSIAAIILVYIAVMINLGPF, from the coding sequence ATGGGGTGCAAAGGGCAAAATAATTGTGGCTCCAGCAAAAAGAAAAGGTGGGTTCCAGATGCATATGTGATAATATTCGTAGTAATAGTTCTGGCAACAATAGCTACATGGGTTGTCCCAGCAGGAGAATTCGAGCGCACGCAAGTAAATGGGAGAACAGTTATTGTCCCTGATACGTTTCACTATGTGGAAGGCAACCCTATTGGGCCGTGGGAGATGTTTCTCTCAATAGTCAAGGGACTTCAAGAAGCTGCCCCCATAATATTCTTTGTATTCATAATTGGGGGTTTAATTGGCGTTACTGAGGCTACTGGTGCACTGCAGGCAGGGCTTTCTGCGGCGGCATTAAAGATGAGGGGTAAAGAGAAGCTGTTTATACCAGCATTGATGATCCTTTTTGGACTAGGCGGGTCAGTCTTCGGAATGGCAGAAGAGACACTAGCCTTTGTGCCTTTGATGATTGGGCTTGCAGTTGCTATGGGATACGACAGGGTTGTGGGAATCTCGATATCATTCCTTGGTGCCGCGGCAGGCTTTGCAGGGGCTTTCATGAATCCATTCACCATAGGTGTTGCCCAAACAATAGCAGAACTTCCGCTATTCTCGGGTATGCAGTTCAGGATTATAGTGTGGCTCGTGTTTATGGCAATCACGATCCACCACGTGATGTCTTACGCTTCAAAAGTCAAGAAAAACCCAGAAGCAAGTATCGTTGCAGATGTTCCCTATGAAGAATTTGAAACGACTCAAAAATTGGAGGAAGTTACTCTAACCTCCTCTCAAAAGCTAGCTCTGCTGGGGTTCCTAGGAACCTTTGCAGTTTTAGTAGTGGGTGTTCTAAAGTATGGATGGTACATAGATGAACTTTCGGCATTATTCCTTGTGGGTGCAATAGTCGTAGGAATTTTAGCAAGAATGGAGCCCAACCAAATAGTCAGATACTTCATAAAAGGAGCTTCTTCACTTACGTATGGGGCTTTGATTATAGGGTTTGGTAGGGCAATAGCAGTAGTGCTGAGAGACGGAAGGATTCTTGACACCATAGTATATGCATTGTCCCAGCCACTCGCAGGCCTTCCAGCTGGATTAATAGGTGTAGGAATGTTTTTTGTGCAGACCTTAATTAACTTCCTTATCTGCTCAGGGAGCGGGCAAGCAGTGGCTACGATGCCTATAATGGTTCCGTTGGCCGATGTAGTGGGAGTCACAAGACAAGTTGCAGTACTTGCATTCCAGTTTGGTGATGGAATAACCAACATTATATACCCAACATGCGGAGTTGTCATGGCGACAATTTCAATGGCAAAGATTCCATACGATAGGTGGCTGAAATACGCAGTACCCCTTGTAATCAAGCTCTCAATAGCAGCAATAATCTTGGTCTATATTGCAGTAATGATAAATCTAGGTCCCTTCTGA
- a CDS encoding tetratricopeptide repeat protein yields MEEILKAIQEKDCKKLASLLYYKADELSEEELREVLEKAEKLALECRDYELYKLVVYYFLEFLDVDKVEEFEKLAEEEDTFEVKYHLADLYYLLGELEKALDLYRGLLEEETEKGNLENIAKVYHNMGLIHEELLEYEKALELMDKAEKALEELGKEEDVKQIRIYKAYITFEMGEIAKAKAELAELLSQNLDERLKSQIHLVFEEIFEDEDNYEAALHECLYAMLYGRDSEYFDVAFDALIDVVWQMMLEDRFEEIYNNIDMFARAFPEMKEFFEGVKAVALYKDGKIGREEVSDYITKIKDRRLLDLLEFLSEAEL; encoded by the coding sequence ATGGAAGAGATACTTAAGGCAATTCAGGAGAAAGACTGTAAAAAGCTGGCAAGTTTGCTATATTACAAGGCCGATGAGCTTAGTGAAGAGGAGCTGCGAGAGGTTCTTGAGAAAGCTGAAAAGCTCGCCTTAGAATGTAGAGATTATGAGCTGTACAAGCTTGTGGTTTATTATTTCCTAGAGTTTCTGGATGTTGACAAGGTTGAGGAGTTTGAGAAGCTCGCTGAAGAAGAGGATACCTTTGAGGTTAAATATCATCTTGCCGATTTATATTACCTTCTGGGTGAATTAGAAAAGGCGCTTGACCTATACAGAGGACTGCTTGAAGAAGAGACTGAAAAGGGCAACTTGGAGAACATCGCAAAAGTATACCACAACATGGGGCTCATTCATGAGGAGCTTTTAGAGTACGAAAAAGCATTGGAGCTCATGGACAAGGCAGAAAAAGCCCTGGAGGAGCTTGGAAAAGAGGAGGATGTTAAGCAGATAAGGATTTACAAAGCTTACATAACCTTTGAGATGGGGGAGATAGCAAAAGCAAAGGCCGAGCTTGCTGAGCTTCTCTCACAAAACCTAGACGAGAGGTTGAAATCTCAGATACACCTTGTCTTTGAGGAGATATTTGAGGATGAAGACAACTATGAGGCAGCCCTGCATGAATGCCTCTATGCAATGCTCTATGGAAGGGACAGCGAGTACTTTGACGTTGCGTTTGATGCTCTAATAGATGTAGTGTGGCAGATGATGCTGGAGGACAGGTTTGAGGAGATTTACAACAACATAGACATGTTTGCTAGAGCATTCCCAGAAATGAAGGAGTTCTTTGAAGGAGTAAAGGCTGTCGCCCTGTACAAGGATGGCAAAATCGGAAGGGAGGAGGTTAGTGACTACATTACGAAGATAAAGGACAGGAGGCTTTTGGATCTTCTTGAGTTCTTGAGCGAGGCGGAGCTTTAA
- a CDS encoding ribonuclease Z: MLEVIFLGTGGIMPNKERNVPSIALRYNGEIILWDIGEGTLRQLNIAKLSPMKIEKIFITHFHGDHYLGLMSLIQTMTLWNREKPLHVYGPKYTFEFIQNYLKSGFFRPSFDIHVHELGEARLKFGDYEIWSFKVEHGVPALGYVFKEKDKRGSFDLDKIRELGLKPGPWMKELETKGKIEIDGKVIHLEDVTGSPKRGAKVVYTGDTEPCERVKLFSEKADVLIHEATYLSEEDRGESYHSTVPEACEVAKKAKAKLLVLFHRAPRYTYEEYKQGAEKLCRHRFIIPKDFDVLRIGEEHELSSLR; encoded by the coding sequence ATGCTTGAAGTGATTTTCCTCGGCACTGGTGGCATAATGCCCAACAAAGAAAGAAACGTGCCCTCTATAGCGTTAAGATACAATGGAGAGATTATTCTTTGGGATATTGGGGAGGGAACTCTAAGACAGCTGAACATAGCCAAGCTGAGCCCCATGAAGATTGAGAAGATTTTCATAACCCACTTCCACGGTGACCACTACCTTGGTCTGATGAGCCTTATTCAAACAATGACCCTCTGGAACAGGGAAAAGCCCCTCCACGTTTACGGTCCGAAGTACACCTTCGAGTTCATTCAAAACTACCTAAAAAGTGGATTTTTCAGGCCAAGCTTTGATATACATGTCCACGAGCTCGGAGAGGCAAGGCTGAAGTTTGGAGACTATGAAATATGGAGCTTCAAGGTGGAGCACGGCGTCCCTGCTTTAGGCTATGTTTTCAAGGAGAAAGACAAAAGGGGAAGCTTTGATCTTGATAAAATTAGAGAACTCGGCCTAAAGCCCGGTCCCTGGATGAAAGAGCTTGAAACCAAAGGAAAGATTGAGATTGATGGCAAGGTTATCCACCTCGAAGATGTGACTGGAAGTCCCAAGAGAGGTGCGAAAGTCGTTTATACCGGCGATACCGAGCCCTGCGAGAGGGTGAAGCTCTTTTCTGAAAAGGCGGATGTTTTAATTCACGAAGCAACTTATCTTAGTGAAGAGGATAGGGGGGAGAGCTATCATTCGACAGTTCCAGAGGCCTGCGAAGTTGCAAAAAAAGCAAAAGCTAAACTTCTAGTTCTCTTCCACAGAGCCCCCAGATATACGTACGAAGAGTATAAGCAGGGGGCGGAAAAACTTTGCAGGCATAGATTTATAATACCCAAAGACTTCGATGTGCTTAGGATTGGTGAAGAGCATGAGCTATCTTCGCTACGTTAA